A region of Nitrospirota bacterium DNA encodes the following proteins:
- a CDS encoding transglycosylase SLT domain-containing protein, with protein MGKILKIGLLLTLFIYPVSTEALFYSNEKSCSPATNEQNISFRIPHKVVDDQTTNLNLNSNGMSEYAVRIMPENSVFEKDDTIPYTVTSLGLNSGNDKETESVSMFLSFFSEKMKSSFTRWINRGSKYLPMMKKILAENNLPEELVYVPLIESGYNVYALSPANAVGPWQFMEQTARKYNLKINRWVDERRDPVKSTHAASDYLKFLYERYGSWNLALAAYNAGEGRIDKAMKRANTDSFWSLAETNHIAKETKQYVPKFLAAKEIAAEPAKYGFDEFENEAPIDYDVVYINPPAAISFIAEAAGTTVDKILSLNPELKQWCIPPKVSKYKLRIPYGTKDAFLSVYDSTPELQRAMLKPYHITKKQDTLKHIAKRFRVPADVLSDINSYGISERLAKNTTVYLPPTTDIQKYAERETVSVKGKTRFVVSKGRKGSKAIRFAKRSGNKSRSVQLVAMAGKGKTKSAAGKHRETAKVTQKSDNKAKGASNKVKTGSAKHRNVVKVVKNDTAKDKLPSKQPSKQHKSSNRKV; from the coding sequence GTGGGAAAAATACTAAAAATAGGGCTGTTATTAACGCTTTTTATTTATCCGGTTTCGACCGAAGCCCTGTTTTATTCTAATGAAAAAAGCTGTTCACCTGCCACTAACGAGCAGAATATATCTTTCAGAATCCCCCATAAAGTTGTTGACGATCAAACGACTAACTTAAACCTCAACTCTAATGGGATGAGTGAGTATGCAGTACGTATTATGCCGGAGAATTCTGTTTTTGAAAAAGATGACACCATCCCCTACACTGTAACAAGCCTTGGCCTAAACAGTGGGAATGATAAGGAAACCGAGTCTGTATCCATGTTTTTATCGTTTTTTTCTGAGAAAATGAAATCAAGTTTCACACGGTGGATTAACCGCGGCTCAAAGTATCTGCCAATGATGAAAAAGATACTTGCAGAAAATAATCTGCCGGAAGAGTTGGTTTATGTGCCTCTTATAGAAAGCGGTTACAATGTGTATGCATTGTCACCTGCTAACGCTGTAGGACCGTGGCAGTTTATGGAACAGACGGCAAGAAAGTATAATTTGAAAATAAACCGTTGGGTTGATGAAAGGCGCGACCCTGTGAAATCAACTCATGCTGCCTCGGATTATCTTAAATTCCTGTATGAGAGGTATGGCTCATGGAACCTCGCGCTGGCTGCCTATAATGCCGGTGAGGGACGCATAGACAAGGCGATGAAACGTGCCAATACCGACAGTTTCTGGTCACTTGCCGAAACAAACCATATAGCTAAGGAAACCAAACAGTATGTACCAAAGTTCCTTGCCGCTAAAGAAATAGCAGCAGAGCCTGCAAAGTATGGTTTTGATGAGTTTGAAAATGAAGCGCCGATTGATTATGATGTGGTTTATATAAATCCACCTGCAGCAATAAGCTTTATAGCTGAAGCGGCTGGTACCACAGTTGATAAAATTTTATCTTTGAATCCTGAATTGAAACAGTGGTGCATACCACCAAAAGTGTCTAAATATAAACTGCGCATCCCTTATGGAACAAAGGATGCTTTTTTATCAGTATATGACAGCACACCAGAGTTGCAGAGGGCTATGCTTAAGCCCTATCATATAACAAAGAAACAAGATACACTTAAGCATATAGCAAAGCGTTTTAGAGTGCCTGCAGATGTATTGTCAGATATAAACTCTTATGGTATAAGTGAAAGATTGGCTAAAAACACTACCGTTTACCTTCCGCCTACAACAGATATACAAAAATACGCCGAAAGAGAAACCGTATCGGTAAAGGGCAAAACAAGGTTTGTCGTCAGTAAAGGCAGAAAAGGATCTAAAGCCATAAGATTTGCAAAACGCTCCGGCAATAAATCAAGGTCAGTGCAATTAGTGGCAATGGCTGGAAAGGGCAAGACTAAGTCGGCGGCAGGTAAGCACAGAGAAACTGCCAAAGTTACCCAAAAATCCGATAACAAGGCTAAAGGAGCGTCAAATAAAGTTAAAACTGGCTCTGCTAAGCACCGTAATGTCGTAAAGGTCGTAAAAAATGATACGGCTAAGGATAAATTGCCATCAAAACAACCGTCTAAGCAGCATAAATCTTCAAACAGAAAAGTCTGA
- the lspA gene encoding signal peptidase II has protein sequence MSLLKEKSPYLLVSLIILLLDQLTKYLITVKLTLYEVVPVVSFFNIVSARNLGSAFSTFQALGNPIFITITLIALVVIVVLLLKSDKEETLSYSLILGGAAGNLFDRIVRGSVVDFLDCHIGNYHWPAFNVADSALTIGIFLIILNQFLLTKR, from the coding sequence ATGTCCTTATTAAAAGAAAAGTCGCCGTACTTATTAGTTTCCCTTATAATCCTCCTGCTGGATCAGTTAACAAAATATCTGATAACGGTCAAACTTACTCTATATGAAGTGGTTCCTGTAGTTTCATTTTTTAATATTGTCAGTGCCAGAAACCTGGGCTCAGCCTTCAGCACTTTTCAGGCTCTAGGCAATCCTATCTTTATAACCATAACACTGATAGCCCTTGTGGTGATTGTTGTGCTGCTGCTTAAATCAGACAAAGAGGAAACCCTTTCGTATTCATTGATTTTAGGAGGAGCGGCAGGGAATCTTTTTGACAGAATAGTTAGAGGCAGTGTGGTTGATTTTTTGGACTGCCACATTGGCAACTACCACTGGCCCGCGTTTAACGTTGCCGATTCGGCATTAACTATTGGGATTTTCCTTATAATTTTAAATCAGTTTCTGTTGACCAAAAGATAA
- the ileS gene encoding isoleucine--tRNA ligase has protein sequence MAKDFKDTLNLPETDFPMKANLSKRELEFLAFWKDTDVYKKILEKNSGNSSYILHDGPPYANGHIHIGHALNKILKDIIVKFNSLSGRFSPYVPGWDCHGLPIELQVDKNLGSKKHEVTIGQKRKLCREYAGKFIDIQRDEFMRLGGFGDWFKPYITMTYGYEAAIVGEFFKVLKNGYVYRGRKPVHWCSSCVTALAEAEVEYADKLSPSIYVKFKLTAEDAKKIGFDNKDVYIVIWTTTPWTLPANLALAVNPDVQYAVIKNENQYFIAASELLEKIAAETSFTGVTEKTIPGAQLEGLRAHHPFIDRLSPVITGDFVTVTDGTGIVHIAPGHGEDDYRAGLKNGLDIYVPVDDNGKFTKDAGFLQGKFVFAANEEIIEHLRQNGSLINASSLTHSYPHCWRCKKPVIFRATEQWFISMDAENLKERCLKEIDNVTWVPGWGKDRIVGTMKNRPDWCISRQRAWGVPIAVFLCKECKEPVTETEILDRIVNAFKEHSSDIWFDINPEEFLPAGYVCKKCGHGSFKKETDILDVWFDSGVSHAAVLENTEGLSWPADMYLEGSDQHRGWFQSSLIVATATRGKAPFRTVLTHGFVVDGKGKKMSKSLGNVISPDEVINKSGAEILRLWTSAEDYRNDVRISNEIMARLTEAYRKIRNTARFLLGNISDFDGTDMAAHLPEADRWAMSRLQQLKKSVTASYQSFEFHEVYHTLHNFCIVDMSSFYLDILKDRVYTFKKDSSERRSAQWVMLQIVSSMARLMAPVLSFTAEEVWQSLRKSKAAASLNLEESVFLTSFPVVNSEFLDEELEARWAQLINVRNAANKALELKRQEKFIGNALEAKLQVYADNSLYSLLKDYENFLPTLFIVSQAFLFKYDDTDDSCFTSEDIKGLAVKVEKADGQKCQRCWNYSETVGTFTDTPEVCSRCHDALS, from the coding sequence GTGGCTAAGGACTTTAAAGACACATTAAATCTGCCTGAGACGGACTTTCCGATGAAAGCCAACCTTTCAAAGCGAGAGCTTGAGTTTTTGGCTTTTTGGAAAGATACTGATGTTTACAAAAAAATTCTTGAGAAAAACTCAGGGAATTCCTCGTATATTCTTCATGACGGCCCTCCTTATGCTAATGGCCACATCCATATTGGACACGCCTTAAATAAAATCCTTAAAGATATAATTGTAAAATTTAATTCTCTTAGCGGACGCTTCAGCCCTTATGTACCGGGATGGGACTGTCATGGTCTTCCCATAGAGCTTCAGGTTGACAAAAACCTTGGCAGCAAAAAACACGAAGTTACCATTGGGCAAAAGCGAAAACTCTGCCGTGAGTATGCCGGTAAATTCATTGACATCCAACGGGATGAGTTTATGCGCCTCGGCGGATTTGGCGATTGGTTTAAACCCTACATTACCATGACTTATGGTTATGAGGCAGCAATAGTCGGGGAGTTTTTTAAGGTTTTGAAAAACGGCTATGTCTATAGGGGGAGAAAACCAGTACATTGGTGCTCATCGTGTGTAACGGCGCTTGCCGAGGCTGAAGTAGAGTATGCCGACAAACTTTCGCCCTCAATATACGTCAAATTTAAACTTACGGCAGAAGACGCCAAAAAGATCGGTTTTGATAATAAGGATGTATATATTGTAATTTGGACAACCACTCCGTGGACGCTGCCGGCTAATTTAGCCCTTGCCGTAAATCCTGATGTTCAATATGCCGTCATTAAGAACGAAAATCAATATTTTATTGCCGCTTCAGAACTTCTTGAAAAGATTGCTGCTGAGACCAGTTTTACAGGGGTGACAGAAAAGACGATACCAGGCGCTCAATTAGAGGGACTCCGTGCCCATCATCCATTTATAGACAGACTTTCACCCGTAATTACAGGTGATTTTGTAACGGTTACGGACGGCACTGGAATTGTCCACATAGCGCCCGGGCATGGTGAGGACGATTACAGGGCTGGTTTAAAGAACGGCCTTGATATATACGTACCGGTTGATGACAACGGTAAATTCACAAAAGACGCAGGGTTTTTGCAGGGCAAATTCGTGTTTGCCGCTAATGAGGAAATAATTGAACATCTCAGGCAAAACGGCTCTTTAATTAACGCCTCATCATTAACCCACTCATATCCCCACTGTTGGAGATGCAAAAAGCCAGTCATATTCCGGGCTACCGAGCAGTGGTTTATCTCCATGGATGCGGAAAATCTTAAAGAGAGATGTCTTAAAGAGATAGATAATGTTACCTGGGTACCGGGCTGGGGGAAAGACCGGATAGTGGGCACAATGAAAAACCGCCCAGATTGGTGTATATCGAGGCAGCGGGCGTGGGGTGTGCCGATAGCCGTGTTTTTATGTAAGGAGTGTAAAGAGCCTGTAACAGAGACGGAAATCCTCGACCGCATAGTCAACGCTTTTAAAGAGCATAGTTCCGACATCTGGTTTGATATAAATCCGGAGGAGTTTCTGCCTGCCGGGTACGTCTGCAAAAAGTGCGGACATGGTTCATTTAAAAAGGAGACCGACATTCTTGATGTGTGGTTTGACTCAGGAGTCAGCCATGCTGCGGTGTTGGAAAATACAGAGGGACTTTCGTGGCCCGCCGATATGTACCTTGAGGGCAGTGACCAGCACCGGGGGTGGTTTCAAAGCTCACTAATAGTTGCAACCGCCACACGAGGCAAAGCGCCGTTTCGCACCGTGCTGACTCACGGTTTTGTTGTTGACGGTAAGGGCAAAAAAATGTCCAAATCGCTAGGAAACGTTATATCCCCCGACGAGGTGATTAATAAAAGCGGAGCAGAAATCCTGAGGCTTTGGACCTCTGCCGAGGACTATAGAAATGACGTGCGGATTTCAAATGAGATAATGGCGCGGCTCACTGAGGCATACAGAAAAATCCGCAACACGGCAAGATTTTTGTTAGGTAACATATCGGACTTTGACGGCACAGATATGGCAGCCCATCTGCCGGAGGCTGACCGATGGGCAATGTCACGGCTTCAGCAATTGAAAAAATCAGTAACTGCCTCATATCAAAGCTTTGAGTTTCACGAGGTTTACCACACTTTGCATAACTTCTGCATTGTTGATATGAGTTCGTTTTATCTTGATATATTAAAAGACCGTGTTTATACGTTTAAAAAGGATTCATCAGAGAGACGCTCGGCACAGTGGGTCATGCTCCAGATAGTGTCTTCGATGGCACGGCTCATGGCGCCTGTTCTTTCTTTTACAGCGGAGGAGGTTTGGCAGTCGCTCAGAAAATCGAAAGCTGCAGCCTCGCTGAATCTTGAGGAAAGCGTGTTTCTAACGTCATTTCCAGTTGTAAACAGCGAATTTCTTGATGAAGAGCTTGAGGCACGCTGGGCCCAATTAATTAACGTAAGGAATGCTGCCAACAAGGCGCTTGAACTCAAACGACAGGAGAAATTTATTGGCAACGCTCTTGAAGCAAAGCTTCAAGTCTATGCTGATAACTCATTGTATTCATTACTTAAAGATTATGAAAATTTTCTGCCAACTCTTTTTATTGTCTCTCAGGCGTTTCTGTTCAAATATGATGACACTGATGACAGTTGCTTTACCAGTGAGGATATTAAGGGGCTTGCTGTAAAAGTCGAGAAAGCTGATGGACAGAAATGTCAAAGATGCTGGAACTATAGTGAAACAGTCGGGACATTTACCGACACACCGGAGGTTTGTTCCCGCTGCCATGATGCGCTTAGCTAA
- a CDS encoding bacteriohemerythrin has protein sequence MKIKTKMRGTVFVVFLLTLVSAVSVYALLDKLAFDGRVVNYSGIVRGATQRLVKLEVSGKPMDDLIQQLDKIIDGLISGSTELQLPAVSDIGYIENMTEVRKSWGELKSAILKGRTDPASRDAILKQSEDFFELTNKAVSAAEKFSKYKIDTLKHIQLFILIVSLIIVIFIWVFSDKHFSSPLTMLASKVDTLVRGDLRLSIDYRSADEIGILSQGMDEMVRSFSTTINTILSIADRLSINTEKIMKSKAEKTKAGYENLASHASQSAGAAEDLTFTITDIAANTTLVDEASAVAMESANKGKNISDGAIEIINQVHASTLELSSMVKNLNESVAEISNVVTVINDIADQTNLLALNAAIEAARAGEQGRGFAVVADEVRKLAEKTIKQTAEIYQKIKAVQEDSEGTAKSMADASVGVSKATEYINEVGSSLTNIVDNVKNTRDKVQQIQTSVNRQVELSDKVASNMVKTSAVVSDMGSMANEVIDDLTLLTGISSELRAASAKFKTNAESMTKADMHNQLERSARIGHEPHPSALGMQFDDSFLVGNQTIDRQHQELFKLKNDLLAVMSEGKGKEEIAKVLHFLEDYVVNHFATEENFMKKYDYPDMHSHIPQHKALLDAVGGFKERFIKNGPSRALLMDIQQAVDNWLNAHIKNVDVLLGKFLASKGNA, from the coding sequence ATGAAGATTAAGACGAAAATGAGAGGGACTGTGTTTGTGGTCTTTCTGCTTACTCTTGTCAGTGCTGTTTCGGTTTATGCTCTGCTTGATAAGTTAGCCTTTGACGGAAGGGTGGTTAATTATTCAGGCATAGTAAGAGGTGCAACCCAAAGACTTGTAAAGTTGGAGGTATCAGGTAAGCCAATGGACGACCTGATCCAGCAGTTAGATAAAATTATAGACGGTTTAATTAGTGGCAGCACTGAGTTACAACTGCCTGCGGTGTCCGACATCGGCTATATTGAGAACATGACCGAAGTGCGTAAGTCATGGGGTGAGCTGAAAAGTGCTATATTAAAAGGCAGGACAGATCCCGCATCGAGGGACGCCATTTTGAAGCAAAGCGAGGACTTCTTTGAATTGACCAATAAAGCAGTGTCCGCTGCTGAGAAATTCTCAAAGTATAAGATAGATACCCTTAAGCACATACAATTATTTATTTTAATTGTCAGTTTAATTATTGTAATTTTTATATGGGTATTTAGTGATAAGCATTTCTCCTCGCCCCTTACGATGCTCGCATCGAAAGTTGACACGCTGGTAAGAGGCGACCTGAGGCTCAGTATTGATTACAGGAGTGCAGATGAAATAGGAATCCTTTCTCAAGGCATGGATGAGATGGTACGATCCTTTAGCACAACAATAAATACAATACTAAGCATTGCGGACAGACTTTCGATAAACACCGAAAAAATCATGAAATCCAAAGCGGAAAAAACAAAAGCTGGATATGAAAACCTCGCTTCACACGCATCGCAATCTGCAGGGGCCGCCGAGGATTTGACTTTCACGATTACCGACATAGCAGCCAACACAACTTTGGTGGACGAGGCCTCTGCAGTGGCCATGGAAAGCGCAAATAAAGGTAAAAACATATCGGATGGAGCCATTGAAATTATCAATCAGGTACACGCCTCCACTTTAGAGCTTTCGTCAATGGTTAAAAACCTCAATGAAAGCGTAGCGGAAATCAGCAACGTTGTTACGGTAATCAACGACATAGCTGACCAGACCAATCTGCTGGCGCTTAACGCAGCCATAGAGGCAGCCCGTGCCGGAGAGCAGGGACGCGGCTTTGCAGTTGTAGCCGATGAGGTACGGAAACTTGCTGAAAAAACAATAAAACAGACAGCTGAGATTTATCAGAAAATTAAAGCCGTACAGGAGGACTCCGAGGGGACAGCTAAATCAATGGCTGATGCTTCTGTCGGTGTATCCAAAGCTACAGAGTACATAAACGAGGTCGGCAGTTCGCTGACAAACATTGTAGATAATGTTAAAAACACACGGGATAAGGTGCAACAGATACAGACATCGGTAAACAGACAAGTTGAGCTTTCCGACAAGGTGGCATCCAATATGGTAAAGACATCTGCCGTGGTCTCTGATATGGGTAGCATGGCTAACGAGGTCATTGATGATTTGACTCTTTTAACCGGCATCTCCAGTGAATTAAGAGCGGCCTCTGCAAAGTTTAAGACCAACGCTGAGAGCATGACAAAAGCTGATATGCACAACCAGCTTGAACGCTCAGCCCGTATCGGACATGAACCGCACCCCTCAGCGCTTGGTATGCAGTTTGACGATTCTTTTTTAGTTGGAAATCAAACAATAGACAGACAACATCAGGAATTGTTTAAGCTAAAAAATGATCTGCTTGCAGTTATGTCCGAGGGCAAGGGAAAAGAAGAAATAGCAAAAGTTCTACATTTTCTTGAGGATTACGTAGTTAATCATTTCGCAACTGAAGAGAATTTTATGAAAAAATATGACTACCCTGATATGCACTCACACATACCTCAACATAAGGCACTACTGGATGCGGTTGGGGGTTTTAAGGAAAGATTCATAAAAAATGGCCCGTCACGTGCCCTTCTGATGGATATTCAACAAGCGGTTGACAACTGGCTGAATGCTCATATAAAAAACGTTGACGTGTTATTGGGCAAGTTTCTTGCGTCAAAAGGAAATGCTTAA